The Stigmatopora argus isolate UIUO_Sarg chromosome 23, RoL_Sarg_1.0, whole genome shotgun sequence genome contains a region encoding:
- the fgl2a gene encoding fibrinogen-like 2a, whose protein sequence is MRTFLVCAALVLATGCHAAADFPGASQQKWDARGPYALGAEPSSPGSCGIKLRPSGNCGGSGTSAEEGEECPYQVTLPPMTVQLPKQFRLLEKTMKELQSLKEVVNKLKNSCQECGGTRGNGAYGHQQADQGQSAVLDLTKQESDSSQEERDNGMLSGPSVEGTHLGHRHHSGTNAPGSNNMQEMQVKLNRMSVSLRNARNQISTLQGRMEGLNLLNMDNVRSMVDRRVENITGVVNKLSSTCNTQCAVQTTPQFILAPRDCSDYNVLETRKNGVYRVTPDPRNGTLEAYCDMESFGGGWTVIQQRLDGSISFNRTWAEYKKGFGNLRGEFWLGNDHIHLLTKAKDMMLRIELEDFEGVREYAKYDQFYVANEYLRYRLSISGYSGTAGNAVMFNRHFNHDQKFFSTPDRDNDMYPSGNCGAYYSSGWWFDACMSANLNGKYYHKRYKGVRNGIFWGTWHNMSTEYYPTNYRQAFKTVKMMIRPKNYVP, encoded by the exons ATGAGGACCTTTCTGGTTTGCGCCGCTCTGGTGCTGGCGACCGGCTGCCATGCGGCGGCGGACTTTCCGGGCGCTTCCCAGCAAAAGTGGGACGCCAGAGGACCCTACGCTTTGGGAGCGGAGCCGAGTTCCCCGGGCTCTTGCGGCATCAAGCTGAGACCTTCCGGCAATTGCGGGGGGTCCGGGACCTCGGCGGAGGAGGGCGAGGAGTGCCCCTACCAGGTGACGTTACCTCCTATGACCGTCCAGCTGCCCAAGCAGTTTAGGCTCCTGGAGAAGACCATGAAGGAGCTCCAGAGCTTGAAGGAGGTGGTGAACAAGCTGAAGAATAGCTGCCAGGAGTGCGGGGGTACGCGGGGGAACGGAGCCTACGGGCACCAGCAGGCCGACCAGGGACAAAGCGCGGTTCTGGACCTGACTAAGCAAGAAAGTGACTCCAGCCAAGAAGAGAGGGACAACGGGATGCTTTCCGGACCTTCCGTGGAAGGCACTCACCTGGGACACCGACACCATTCGGGGACAAACGCACCTGGGTCAAACAATATGCAAGAGATGCAG GTGAAGCTGAACAGAATGTCGGTTAGCCTTCGTAACGCCAGGAACCAGATCTCCACCTTGCAAGGCCGCATGGAGGGTCTCAACCTGCTCAACATGGATAACGTGCGCTCAATGGTGGACCGACGAGTGGAGAACATCACCGGGGTGGTCAACAAGCTGAGCTCCACTTGCAACACGCAATGTGCGGTGCAGACTACGCCACAGT TCATTTTAGCTCCACGGGACTGTTCAGACTACAACGTGCTGGAGACGAGGAAAAACGGCGTGTACCGCGTCACCCCCGACCCTCGCAACGGGACGTTGGAGGCCTATTGTGATATGGAGTCCTTCGGTGGCGGATGGACGGTTATACAGCAGCGATTGGACGGCTCTATCAGCTTCAACCGCACTTGGGCTGAATACAAGAAAGGCTTCGGCAATCTCAG agGCGAATTCTGGTTGGGCAACGACCACATCCATCTGCTGACAAAGGCCAAAGACATGATGCTGCGTATTGAGCTGGAAGACTTTGAGGGGGTACGCGAGTACGCCAAGTACGATCAGTTCTACGTGGCCAATGAGTACCTGCGCTACCGGCTGTCCATCAGTGGATACAG CGGGACCGCCGGGAACGCCGTCATGTTCAACAGGCACTTCAATCACGACCAGAAGTTTTTCTCCACCCCGGACCGTGACAACGACATGTACCCCTCGGGGAACTGCGGTGCCTACTATAGCTCCGGCTGGTGGTTTGACGCCTGCATGTCGGCCAATCTCAACGGCAAGTACTACCACAAGAGGTACAAGGGGGTCCGGAATGGCATCTTTTGGGGAACGTGGCATAACATGTCCACGGAGTACTACCCAACCAACTACAGACAGGCTTTCAAGACGGTCAAGATGATGATCCGGCCCAAGAATTACGTTCCCTAA